CCGCGGCCATGTCCCGGGCCCGGTCTCAGGGAGATCTCCGGGTCGCCCCCACCCCCATCTCCTCCCCAGGTCCCGGTCGGGAGACGACCGCTCCTCCCTGGTGAGGGAGACTGCTGTCATGAGCGACTCCACCACCGCACCCGCCTCCCCCGTCGTCCTCGAGGCGTGGTTCGACCTCCAGTGCCCCGACTGCTTCCAGGCCCTCGACGACGTCCGCGCGCTCCGTGAGAAGTACGGCGACCGGCTCGACGTGCAGCTGCGGCACTTCCCGCTCGCGAAGCACAAGCACGCGTACGCCGCCGCGCAGGCCGCCGAGGAGGCCTTCGAGCAGGGCAAGGGCTGGCCGTACGCGGAGGCACTGCTCGCCAGGACCGCGGAGCTGGGCGAACGGGGCGAGCCGGTACTGATGGAGGTCGCGACCGAACTCGGCCTGGACGCGGAGGAGTTCGACACCGCGCTGATCGACGGCCGGCACCTCCTGACGGTGGACGCCGACGAGGCCGAGGGCAAGGCGATCAAGGTCACCGGCACGCCCACCTACGTCGTCGACGGCGAGCGGCTGGACGGCGGCCAGAGCCAGGACGGTCTGCGCGCACGCATCGAGGAGATCACCGACCGGCTTCTCGGCGGCTGACGGCCGGGGCCGGTGGTCGGGGCCGGTGGTCGGGGTTCCGGAGCCCCGACCGCGCCGTCCCGCCCTCCCCTACCGCAGTTCCTTCGCGCTGTTGACGTAGGTCGTGCGGTAGCCCAGCGACTCGTAGAGCCGGATCGCCGGGGTGTTGCCCGCGAAGACGTGCAGTCCGATCAGGGTCTCCCCGGCCTCCCGCGCGAGCCGCTCGGCGAGCACCATCAGCGCCCGGCCGAAGCCGTGCCCGCGCTGCGCCTCGTCGACCTCGATGTCGTACACGAAGGCCGCCCAGCGGTCCGGCTCCAGCTCGATCCGGCCGGTCCACAGGAAGCCGGCGGGCCGGCCGTCCCGGACGACCACGTGGATCGCGATGCCAGGGGTGGCGAGGCCCTCCGGGAGGTACTTCGCGTGGCTGCTCTCGGCCTTGGCGCGGGCCTGTTCCTCGGGCACCCCGCGGTCGATCCAGCTCCGCGCGAAGCCCTCCTTGGCCCGCGCCTCCCACGCCGCGTACTCGGCCTCGGTCATCGGAC
This sequence is a window from Streptomyces sp. NBC_00691. Protein-coding genes within it:
- a CDS encoding DsbA family protein produces the protein MSDSTTAPASPVVLEAWFDLQCPDCFQALDDVRALREKYGDRLDVQLRHFPLAKHKHAYAAAQAAEEAFEQGKGWPYAEALLARTAELGERGEPVLMEVATELGLDAEEFDTALIDGRHLLTVDADEAEGKAIKVTGTPTYVVDGERLDGGQSQDGLRARIEEITDRLLGG
- a CDS encoding GNAT family N-acetyltransferase translates to MTTTLRPAGPLQQTPDGGRSRTYDVCVNSRRVGSVHLSTDPGFGAASGVISRLGVHEPDRGRGRGTVAALASEEVLRGWGCVEVQISVPADAEPALRMARSLGYTERSRNMVKELPAEPPALPDGVEVRPMTEAEYAAWEARAKEGFARSWIDRGVPEEQARAKAESSHAKYLPEGLATPGIAIHVVVRDGRPAGFLWTGRIELEPDRWAAFVYDIEVDEAQRGHGFGRALMVLAERLAREAGETLIGLHVFAGNTPAIRLYESLGYRTTYVNSAKELR